A genome region from Solirubrobacter pauli includes the following:
- a CDS encoding methyltransferase domain-containing protein, whose translation MRLIQHKREAFWFYRFLSLGYDRWVNPLFWTPAMRGLALDAARLEPGVKVLDAGAGTGFTTEGIVARVNAADVTMLDQSPHQLQRSRAKPALASCERVLGDAEALPFADDTFDRYVSAGSIEYWPDPQQGIAEAYRVTRPDGVALVIGPVRPANRVARALAEAWMLFPPAEDYTGWMEAAGFTDVRTVELAPDWYRDERVPYALAVSGVKPAPGPSPAARTAPVVEPKASPLKFAARFVAGSAAGAAFVPIAAVLALRARRERRAAT comes from the coding sequence ATGCGCTTGATCCAGCACAAACGCGAGGCGTTTTGGTTCTACCGGTTCCTCTCGCTGGGCTACGACCGGTGGGTGAACCCGCTGTTCTGGACGCCCGCGATGCGCGGCCTGGCGCTGGATGCGGCGCGTTTGGAGCCCGGCGTGAAGGTGCTCGACGCGGGCGCCGGCACCGGCTTCACCACTGAGGGCATCGTGGCGCGCGTGAACGCCGCCGACGTGACCATGCTCGACCAGAGCCCGCACCAGCTGCAGCGCTCACGCGCCAAGCCGGCCCTTGCCTCCTGCGAGCGGGTGCTCGGCGACGCCGAGGCCCTCCCGTTCGCGGACGACACGTTCGACCGCTACGTCTCGGCCGGCTCGATCGAGTACTGGCCCGACCCGCAGCAGGGCATCGCCGAGGCCTACCGCGTCACCCGACCCGACGGCGTCGCGCTCGTGATCGGCCCGGTCCGCCCCGCCAACCGCGTGGCCCGCGCCCTCGCCGAGGCGTGGATGCTCTTCCCGCCCGCCGAGGACTACACCGGCTGGATGGAGGCGGCGGGCTTCACCGACGTCCGCACGGTCGAGCTCGCCCCGGACTGGTACCGCGACGAACGCGTCCCTTACGCCCTTGCGGTCAGCGGCGTCAAGCCCGCACCTGGGCCGTCCCCGGCGGCCCGGACCGCCCCGGTCGTCGAGCCGAAGGCGAGCCCGCTCAAGTTCGCCGCCCGCTTCGTCGCGGGCTCGGCCGCGGGCGCGGCGTTCGTGCCGATCGCCGCGGTGCTCGCGCTGCGTGCGCGGAGAGAACGACGGGCCGCGACGT
- a CDS encoding SpoIIE family protein phosphatase, translating into MEADPARIEAARRLLTEAPGEAIDRLAALGARLLGAAHAEVSLFTDEQVPLTPPAPKRPSAAAASAATFADHTPELGDGIAAYLGAPIEVAGHRVGVLCVYDEQEFTWTEHDRDVLRELAAAVGAELERGSLAAELEDSTARLDLGFAAADIGSFDWDLTTDALHFDARLCELFGYTPETWQPHIRSFSVRLHPEDRARTEAAINKAIESCGDYEADYRVVHPDGGIRWVAARGRVLCGVDGKPARMLGAAYDTTAVHSGAERLGRVLETMSTAFLTLDLDWRFTYVNGAAERMLGHSREDLVGQELWVLFPELRNSEAETRFRAALKTGDEAGFEHYHPTLDVWFDVRAIPSGDGLSVYFHDITGRVRAEQDAARLAGEREDALAASGAATGRLQILSGASARLAGTLEAEEILAILSDFVLNGFGSAVVIALQDRLIRDLEGKETSSAGSGFRIAHTVNADEALRDRFLPVGALAAAAVQEQPASTFDASLGDRPALTLPLVSRGRMLGALIVLDPPHTALDRRVLIELAARAGVALDNAILYGSERRLALTLQRSLLPAGLPEREGIALAARYLPGTGGRDVGGDFYIAHPLEDDRLLLVIGDVMGHGAQAAARMGQLRSVLAAYAYDGDPPDRVLAHLSVRAPALLDLPMATVLASVYDPADRRLTFSLAGHLPPLIAAPGQDPHFVAALPGPPLGTQVGDYERHVTTLPPDATLVFYTDGLIEERDRAIDVGMERLRQALVGVDLGPDDVADHLLTALDREHGGEDDIALLVMRA; encoded by the coding sequence ATGGAGGCGGACCCGGCGCGGATCGAGGCGGCTCGGCGGCTGCTCACGGAAGCTCCCGGCGAGGCGATCGACCGGCTGGCCGCGCTCGGCGCGCGCCTGCTGGGCGCTGCGCACGCCGAGGTGTCGCTGTTCACGGACGAGCAGGTGCCGCTCACCCCGCCGGCTCCGAAGCGCCCGTCCGCCGCGGCGGCGTCCGCCGCGACCTTCGCCGACCACACCCCGGAGCTCGGCGACGGCATCGCCGCCTACCTCGGCGCGCCGATCGAGGTCGCCGGCCACCGGGTCGGCGTGCTGTGCGTGTACGACGAGCAGGAGTTCACCTGGACCGAGCACGACCGCGACGTCCTGCGCGAGCTGGCCGCGGCGGTCGGCGCCGAGCTCGAACGCGGGTCGCTCGCCGCCGAGCTCGAGGACAGCACCGCGCGGCTGGACCTCGGCTTCGCCGCCGCGGACATCGGCAGCTTCGACTGGGACCTGACGACGGACGCGCTGCACTTCGACGCCCGCCTGTGCGAGCTGTTCGGCTACACGCCCGAGACCTGGCAGCCGCACATCCGGTCGTTCTCGGTGCGGCTGCACCCGGAGGACCGCGCGCGCACCGAGGCGGCCATCAACAAGGCGATCGAGAGCTGCGGGGACTACGAGGCCGACTACCGGGTCGTCCACCCGGACGGCGGCATCCGCTGGGTGGCTGCCCGCGGCCGCGTCCTGTGTGGCGTCGACGGCAAGCCCGCGCGGATGCTCGGCGCCGCCTACGACACGACCGCGGTCCACAGCGGCGCCGAACGGCTCGGCCGCGTGCTCGAGACGATGAGCACCGCGTTCCTGACCCTGGACCTCGACTGGAGGTTCACCTATGTCAACGGCGCGGCGGAGCGGATGCTCGGGCACAGCCGCGAGGATCTCGTCGGGCAAGAGCTGTGGGTGCTGTTCCCCGAGCTGCGCAACAGCGAAGCCGAGACCCGGTTCCGCGCCGCGCTGAAGACCGGTGACGAGGCCGGCTTCGAGCACTACCACCCGACGCTCGACGTGTGGTTCGACGTGCGCGCGATCCCGAGCGGCGACGGCCTCTCGGTCTACTTCCACGACATCACCGGCCGTGTGCGCGCCGAGCAGGACGCGGCCCGGCTCGCCGGCGAGCGCGAGGACGCGCTGGCCGCGAGCGGCGCCGCCACCGGCCGGCTGCAGATCCTCAGCGGCGCGAGTGCTCGCCTCGCCGGCACGCTCGAGGCCGAGGAGATCCTCGCGATCCTGTCCGACTTCGTCCTCAACGGGTTCGGCAGCGCTGTCGTGATCGCGCTCCAGGACCGGCTGATCCGCGACTTGGAGGGCAAGGAGACGTCGTCGGCCGGGTCGGGGTTCCGGATCGCGCACACGGTCAACGCCGACGAGGCGCTCCGGGACCGGTTCCTGCCCGTGGGGGCGCTCGCGGCGGCCGCCGTGCAGGAGCAGCCGGCGAGCACGTTCGACGCGTCGCTCGGGGACCGGCCGGCGCTCACGCTCCCGCTCGTGTCCCGCGGCCGGATGCTCGGCGCGCTGATCGTGCTCGACCCGCCGCACACCGCGCTGGACCGGCGCGTGCTGATCGAGCTGGCGGCGCGGGCCGGGGTCGCGCTCGACAACGCGATCCTCTACGGCAGCGAACGTCGCCTCGCGCTCACGCTCCAGCGCTCGCTGCTGCCCGCCGGGCTGCCCGAGCGTGAGGGCATCGCGCTCGCCGCGCGCTACCTACCCGGCACGGGTGGGCGCGACGTCGGCGGCGATTTCTACATCGCCCACCCGCTCGAGGACGACCGCCTGCTGCTCGTCATCGGCGACGTGATGGGTCACGGCGCGCAGGCCGCCGCGCGGATGGGCCAGCTGCGCTCCGTGCTCGCCGCCTACGCCTACGACGGCGACCCGCCCGACCGCGTGCTCGCGCACCTCAGCGTTCGCGCGCCCGCGCTGCTGGACCTGCCGATGGCGACCGTGCTCGCCTCGGTCTACGACCCCGCCGACCGCCGGCTGACGTTCTCGCTCGCCGGGCATCTCCCGCCGCTGATCGCCGCGCCCGGGCAGGACCCGCACTTCGTGGCCGCCCTACCCGGTCCACCGCTCGGCACCCAGGTCGGCGACTACGAGCGCCACGTCACCACGCTCCCGCCCGACGCGACGCTGGTCTTCTACACCGACGGCCTGATCGAGGAGCGCGACCGCGCGATCGACGTCGGCATGGAACGGCTGCGCCAGGCGCTCGTCGGGGTCGACCTCGGGCCCGACGACGTCGCCGACCACCTGCTCACCGCGCTCGACCGCGAGCACGGTGGGGAGGACGACATCGCCCTGCTCGTCATGCGGGCGTAG
- a CDS encoding tocopherol cyclase family protein yields MCAIAGVCPDWAMITLASSSGEVWTEISERAFVSRERMLVETDFLRADATSLDVSLGPGLQASFERRREWNRPFGPLGPAQMVPFLGQYWAPWLLSARVRGAFGSRSLDDSAVYAEKNWGAVFAEHWWWGQAECVAFAGGRVHGVAPTAVAVWTPDEVVTLAPPLARTVTRAGGGEWAVRASNWRWDVELTGEASDPLLLPVPLPDERRLEVRSRHHLLGRVEVTVRRGRRVWLHEESVAAALEDGATPA; encoded by the coding sequence GTGTGCGCGATCGCGGGCGTGTGCCCGGACTGGGCGATGATCACGCTCGCGTCGTCCTCCGGCGAGGTGTGGACCGAGATCTCCGAGCGCGCGTTCGTGTCGCGGGAGCGGATGCTCGTCGAGACGGACTTCCTGCGCGCGGACGCGACGTCGCTGGACGTGTCGCTGGGGCCGGGCCTGCAGGCGTCGTTCGAGCGGCGGCGTGAGTGGAACCGCCCGTTCGGCCCCCTCGGGCCCGCGCAGATGGTGCCGTTCCTGGGCCAGTACTGGGCGCCGTGGCTGCTGTCCGCGCGGGTGCGCGGCGCCTTCGGCTCCCGCTCCCTGGACGACAGCGCCGTGTACGCCGAGAAGAACTGGGGCGCGGTGTTCGCCGAGCACTGGTGGTGGGGGCAGGCCGAGTGCGTGGCGTTCGCGGGCGGACGCGTGCACGGGGTCGCCCCGACGGCGGTGGCCGTGTGGACGCCGGACGAGGTCGTCACGTTGGCCCCGCCGCTCGCGCGCACGGTCACGCGGGCCGGCGGCGGCGAGTGGGCCGTGCGGGCGTCCAACTGGCGCTGGGACGTGGAGCTGACCGGCGAGGCCTCCGACCCGCTCCTGCTACCGGTGCCGCTGCCGGACGAGCGGCGGCTCGAGGTCCGCTCGCGCCACCACCTGCTCGGTCGCGTCGAGGTGACCGTGCGGCGGGGGCGGCGCGTCTGGCTGCACGAGGAGTCGGTGGCGGCCGCGCTGGAAGACGGCGCTACGCCCGCATGA
- a CDS encoding MGH1-like glycoside hydrolase domain-containing protein produces MRANWREGLRRDGTPFAFTCPSPRRYQHQWSWDSCFHAVAWSHLEPERARAELRTLVRAGRADGFVPHTAFWQASPRWRRAPFYATAGYRGDTATESIQTPLLPVAWEYAGGATAADLAALEAHARWLIRERDPDGDGMLTILLPDESGLDDSPKYDAVYGRMAHWKPGYARLVQRCRRARWSAATLTRTTDEHVEDVLVNTAHALSLRALARLTGDASWDAEAARTEAALVDRCWDARRGLFFDLAGRDEQRVEVSTWSALAPLALTHLPVEIRTRLAEEHLLHPRRYRARFGVPSVSMEEPSFRPGFNAYRTWRGSAWMNTAWLLVGGLRALGAHDEADALAQGALDAVQRSGFREYYHPRTGAGHGEQRFGFATLALDLPAGFCPSGPRVARTA; encoded by the coding sequence CTGCGGGCCAACTGGCGCGAGGGCCTCCGCCGGGACGGGACGCCGTTCGCGTTCACCTGCCCGTCGCCGCGGCGCTACCAGCACCAGTGGAGCTGGGACTCGTGCTTCCACGCAGTCGCGTGGTCGCACCTCGAGCCCGAGCGCGCCCGGGCCGAGCTGCGCACGCTCGTCCGGGCCGGCCGTGCGGACGGCTTCGTCCCGCACACCGCGTTCTGGCAGGCGTCACCGCGCTGGCGCCGCGCGCCGTTCTACGCCACCGCCGGCTACCGCGGTGACACGGCCACCGAGTCGATCCAGACGCCGCTGCTGCCGGTCGCGTGGGAGTACGCGGGCGGCGCGACCGCGGCCGACCTCGCCGCGCTCGAGGCGCACGCGCGCTGGTTGATCCGCGAGCGCGACCCCGACGGCGATGGCATGCTGACGATCCTCCTCCCCGACGAGTCGGGTCTCGACGACTCACCCAAGTACGACGCCGTCTACGGCCGGATGGCGCACTGGAAGCCCGGCTACGCGCGGCTCGTCCAGCGTTGCCGACGCGCCCGCTGGAGTGCCGCGACGCTCACGCGCACCACCGACGAGCACGTCGAGGACGTGCTGGTCAACACCGCGCACGCCCTCTCGCTGCGTGCGCTCGCCCGGCTCACCGGCGACGCGTCGTGGGACGCGGAGGCCGCGCGCACCGAGGCCGCGCTCGTCGACCGCTGCTGGGACGCCCGGCGCGGCCTGTTCTTCGACCTCGCCGGTCGCGACGAGCAGCGCGTCGAGGTCTCCACCTGGTCGGCGCTCGCGCCGCTCGCCCTGACCCACCTGCCGGTCGAGATCCGCACCCGCCTCGCCGAGGAGCACCTGCTGCACCCGCGCCGCTACCGCGCGCGCTTCGGCGTGCCGTCGGTGTCGATGGAAGAGCCGTCGTTCCGGCCGGGCTTCAACGCGTACCGCACCTGGCGCGGGTCGGCGTGGATGAACACCGCGTGGCTGCTGGTCGGCGGGCTGCGGGCGCTCGGCGCGCATGACGAGGCCGACGCGCTCGCCCAGGGCGCGCTCGACGCGGTGCAGCGCAGCGGGTTCCGCGAGTACTACCACCCGCGCACCGGCGCGGGCCACGGCGAGCAGCGGTTCGGCTTCGCGACGCTCGCGCTGGACCTCCCCGCGGGGTTTTGCCCGTCCGGACCGCGGGTAGCGCGGACCGCGTGA
- a CDS encoding DUF2334 domain-containing protein: MRFADPYRDDPRPAGRAQDPRLDETSPNHHVEAARPVPGHDDVRLPLLDDAARERVAGPKLAIALHDVEPATYRRCQEIREWLSDRGVDRVTLLVIPAPQLHPFTSRSPELAYWLLDRQDAGDAIAQHGLRHRQTRPARFGTRIVRQWQGGIAAEYAGMDAEATAESVEAGRRVLVDAGITPRGFVAPAYAYTGALRTVLAERFDWWATLLGLHGRVPLRTPALCLGTSGALKRGTSPLVVRAGARFSRDLMRLDLHPADFDHPRHVEAVERVLHVARDRAAVTYDDLC, translated from the coding sequence GTGAGGTTCGCCGACCCGTACCGCGACGACCCACGGCCGGCCGGCCGCGCGCAGGACCCGAGGCTCGACGAGACGAGCCCGAACCACCATGTCGAAGCCGCGCGGCCCGTCCCCGGTCACGACGACGTCCGGCTCCCGCTCCTCGACGACGCCGCCCGTGAGCGCGTCGCGGGCCCCAAGCTGGCGATCGCGCTGCACGACGTGGAGCCGGCGACGTACCGCCGCTGCCAGGAGATCCGCGAGTGGCTCTCCGACCGCGGCGTCGACCGCGTGACGCTGCTCGTCATCCCCGCGCCGCAGCTGCACCCGTTCACGAGCCGCTCGCCCGAGCTCGCCTACTGGCTGCTCGACCGCCAGGACGCCGGCGACGCGATCGCCCAGCACGGCCTGCGTCACCGCCAGACGCGGCCGGCGCGCTTCGGCACCCGGATCGTCCGCCAGTGGCAGGGCGGGATCGCGGCCGAGTACGCAGGGATGGACGCCGAGGCCACCGCAGAGTCCGTCGAGGCCGGCCGCCGCGTGCTCGTCGACGCGGGCATCACGCCGCGCGGCTTCGTCGCCCCCGCCTACGCGTACACCGGCGCGCTGCGCACCGTCCTCGCCGAGCGCTTCGACTGGTGGGCCACGCTGCTCGGCCTGCACGGGCGCGTGCCGCTGCGCACGCCCGCGCTCTGCCTCGGCACCTCCGGCGCGCTCAAGCGCGGCACCTCGCCGCTGGTCGTGCGCGCCGGCGCGCGCTTCTCGCGTGACCTCATGCGGCTCGACCTGCACCCCGCCGACTTCGACCACCCACGCCACGTCGAGGCGGTCGAGCGGGTGTTGCACGTCGCGCGCGACCGAGCGGCGGTGACCTACGACGACCTCTGCTGA
- a CDS encoding glycosyltransferase, with protein MSAVLAPERGLLRLVEPERPLRVVDVALFYGERSGGIRTYLDAKAAYAARTGAFEHRLVVPGAQHDVSGPTCALPSVRVAASNGYRWPLGSKPLVDLLRELEPDVVLLHDPFWAPRAAVAAARSVGARVVMVHHGSLARDAAALPGPDRLYRPALGRWLRHVYGHVDAVMAACDPLGDTGREATLPLRFGLDPAFFPSGEVRRGDHVLYAGRLGREKGIFELLEAAARAEDPWPLWIMGTGSAEQHVLARARRLGLGDRVRMLGHEPDREALARAYEAARCVVMPGALETFGLVAFEAAASGAAVVACEAAPSARVIGPLAETFPAEDVDALLAAIERARARTPNRLAAARFAAAHRWETAFASELADLEAL; from the coding sequence GTGAGCGCCGTGCTCGCGCCCGAGCGGGGGCTGCTGCGGCTCGTCGAGCCCGAGCGGCCGCTGCGCGTCGTGGACGTCGCGCTCTTCTATGGGGAGCGCAGCGGCGGCATCCGCACGTACCTGGACGCGAAGGCCGCGTACGCCGCGCGGACCGGCGCCTTCGAGCACCGGCTCGTCGTCCCCGGCGCGCAGCACGACGTGAGCGGGCCGACGTGCGCGCTGCCGTCGGTGCGCGTCGCCGCCAGCAACGGGTACCGCTGGCCGCTCGGATCGAAGCCGCTCGTGGACCTGCTGCGCGAGCTCGAGCCGGACGTCGTCCTCCTGCACGACCCGTTCTGGGCGCCGCGGGCCGCGGTCGCCGCGGCTCGGTCGGTCGGCGCGCGCGTGGTGATGGTCCATCACGGCTCGCTCGCGCGCGACGCGGCCGCGCTGCCCGGGCCCGACCGCCTGTACCGGCCTGCGCTGGGCCGCTGGCTGCGTCACGTGTACGGCCACGTCGACGCCGTGATGGCCGCGTGCGACCCGCTCGGGGACACCGGGCGCGAGGCGACGTTGCCGCTGCGCTTCGGGCTCGATCCCGCGTTCTTCCCGAGCGGCGAGGTGCGGCGCGGCGACCACGTGCTCTACGCCGGGCGGCTCGGACGCGAGAAGGGCATCTTCGAGCTGCTGGAGGCGGCCGCGCGTGCCGAGGACCCGTGGCCGCTGTGGATCATGGGCACCGGCTCGGCCGAGCAGCACGTGCTCGCCCGCGCGCGCCGGCTCGGGCTGGGCGACCGCGTCCGCATGCTGGGCCACGAGCCGGACCGCGAGGCGCTGGCGCGCGCCTACGAGGCCGCGCGCTGCGTGGTGATGCCGGGCGCGCTGGAGACGTTCGGGCTCGTCGCGTTCGAGGCGGCCGCCAGCGGCGCCGCCGTCGTCGCGTGCGAAGCCGCGCCGTCCGCGCGGGTGATCGGCCCGCTCGCCGAGACGTTCCCCGCCGAGGACGTCGACGCGCTGCTCGCCGCGATCGAGCGTGCACGGGCGCGCACGCCGAACCGGCTCGCCGCCGCGCGCTTCGCCGCCGCGCACCGATGGGAGACGGCGTTCGCGTCCGAGCTGGCCGACCTGGAGGCCCTGTGA
- a CDS encoding glycosyltransferase, translating into MTTSRADLHCHSTASEVSELGVQRSLGLPECATPPEEVYSLAKRRGMDFVTITDHDTIDGVLSIADRPDVFISEELTARFRGEPQAVHVLCFGITPDDHAWLQAHADDVEVVAAYLHEHEIACALAHPFYAVEAPLQPRHRRRLAQLFEVWEVRNGSRAPELNHPAAIYVETHGGVGVGGSDDHAGVDIGRTWSETPFAPGPAEFLAHIRAGRVDAQGDQGSAAKWAHAAMALAVRALGRGDSSAAPDPSAVLRMVERVMTEGDARSGTVGADLCPEDGRALLRAWLDAVDLRLSERDLLALLQSDGFSHAALERRARRCHERGLERAVARAIAAPGEIEAAAADVFGACVAAIPYAPAAAFLGREKHKLARRENEPIRVALVADGIGGMHGVTHTIDEIRERGVPGFEVEVIGTDPHVDRRLSAVAEVDIPFYAGLRVGVPSLPAVVESLSEGRYGVLHLCSPGPAGVASALIGRVLGLPTAGSYHTELTAYTQLRSGNERLGFAMEAALGAFYGACDVVLSPSAVSDARLATMGVENVGRWDRGVDVERFSPTLRTREADGRVRVLYAGRLTKEKGVDLLADAFLAARARDPRLELVLAGGGPEEDALRARLGSAGTFLGWLEGDALAQAYADADLFLFCSQTDTFGQVVLEAQASGLPVVAVAAGGPTELIDSGRTGMLCPARVSAVADAVAGLAASPAARSRLARGGLAAVRERTWEASLAALGAGWMRALDVRAAATGQVRAA; encoded by the coding sequence ATGACCACCAGCCGTGCAGACCTCCACTGCCACTCCACGGCATCCGAGGTCTCCGAGCTCGGCGTCCAGCGCTCGCTGGGCCTGCCGGAATGCGCGACGCCGCCCGAGGAGGTCTACTCGCTGGCCAAGCGCCGCGGGATGGACTTCGTGACCATCACCGACCACGACACGATCGACGGCGTCCTGTCGATCGCCGACCGGCCGGACGTGTTCATCTCCGAGGAGCTCACGGCCCGCTTCCGCGGCGAGCCGCAGGCCGTGCACGTGCTCTGCTTCGGCATCACACCGGACGACCACGCGTGGTTGCAGGCCCACGCGGACGACGTCGAGGTGGTCGCCGCCTACCTGCACGAGCACGAGATCGCGTGCGCGCTGGCGCACCCGTTCTACGCGGTCGAGGCGCCGCTGCAGCCGCGCCACCGCCGCCGGCTCGCCCAGCTCTTCGAGGTCTGGGAGGTGCGCAACGGCTCGCGCGCCCCGGAGCTCAACCACCCCGCCGCGATCTACGTCGAGACGCACGGCGGCGTCGGCGTCGGCGGCAGCGACGACCACGCGGGCGTGGACATCGGACGGACCTGGTCGGAGACGCCGTTCGCGCCCGGCCCGGCGGAGTTCCTCGCGCACATCCGCGCGGGTCGCGTCGACGCCCAGGGTGACCAGGGCTCCGCGGCCAAGTGGGCCCACGCGGCGATGGCCTTGGCCGTCCGCGCGCTGGGCCGCGGCGACTCGAGCGCCGCACCGGACCCGAGCGCGGTCCTGCGGATGGTCGAGCGCGTCATGACGGAGGGCGATGCCCGCAGCGGCACAGTTGGAGCCGACCTCTGTCCCGAGGACGGCCGGGCCCTGCTCCGTGCGTGGTTGGACGCAGTGGACCTGCGCCTGAGCGAGCGCGACCTGCTCGCCCTCCTCCAGTCGGACGGCTTCTCGCACGCGGCGCTCGAGCGGCGCGCGCGGCGCTGCCACGAGCGCGGCCTGGAACGCGCGGTGGCCCGCGCGATCGCCGCGCCGGGCGAGATCGAGGCGGCCGCCGCCGACGTGTTCGGCGCCTGCGTCGCCGCGATCCCCTACGCGCCCGCCGCGGCGTTCCTCGGCCGCGAGAAGCACAAGCTCGCGCGGCGCGAGAACGAGCCGATCCGCGTGGCGCTCGTCGCCGACGGCATCGGCGGCATGCACGGCGTCACGCACACGATCGACGAGATCCGCGAGCGCGGCGTGCCGGGCTTCGAGGTCGAGGTCATCGGCACCGACCCGCACGTGGATCGCCGGCTGTCGGCGGTGGCCGAGGTCGACATCCCGTTCTACGCCGGGCTGCGCGTCGGTGTGCCGTCGCTCCCGGCGGTCGTCGAGTCGCTGAGCGAAGGCCGCTACGGCGTCCTGCACCTGTGCTCGCCCGGGCCGGCCGGCGTGGCGTCGGCGCTGATCGGGCGCGTGCTCGGCCTGCCGACCGCGGGCTCGTACCACACCGAGCTGACCGCCTACACGCAGCTGCGCAGCGGCAACGAGCGGCTCGGCTTCGCGATGGAGGCCGCGCTCGGCGCCTTCTACGGCGCGTGCGACGTGGTGCTCTCGCCCAGCGCGGTGTCGGACGCGCGGCTGGCGACGATGGGCGTGGAGAACGTCGGGCGCTGGGACCGCGGCGTGGACGTCGAGCGCTTCTCGCCGACGCTGCGCACCCGCGAGGCGGACGGTCGCGTGCGGGTCCTGTACGCCGGCCGGCTGACGAAGGAGAAGGGCGTCGACCTGCTCGCCGACGCGTTCCTCGCCGCCCGCGCCCGTGACCCACGCCTGGAGCTCGTGCTGGCCGGCGGCGGCCCCGAGGAGGACGCGCTGCGCGCCCGCCTGGGCAGCGCCGGCACGTTCCTCGGCTGGCTCGAGGGCGACGCGCTCGCCCAGGCGTACGCGGACGCCGACCTCTTCCTCTTCTGCTCCCAGACCGACACCTTCGGGCAGGTGGTGCTGGAGGCCCAGGCGTCGGGACTGCCCGTCGTCGCCGTGGCGGCGGGCGGCCCGACCGAGCTGATCGACTCGGGCCGGACGGGCATGCTCTGCCCGGCCCGCGTCAGCGCGGTCGCGGACGCCGTCGCCGGCCTCGCGGCCTCCCCCGCCGCCCGTTCCCGCCTGGCGCGCGGCGGCCTCGCCGCGGTCCGCGAACGCACCTGGGAGGCCTCCTTGGCCGCCCTCGGCGCGGGCTGGATGCGCGCCCTCGACGTTCGCGCGGCGGCCACCGGCCAGGTCCGCGCGGCATGA